CATGAGCGCCGCTTTAAGGAGCGGGTTTTTACTGGGGCCGCGTGTGAGTACGCGGCCGGCAAAGGATGCACGGCGTCTTACTTGGCTGCCCGTTGGGCCGCCAAGGAAGCCGCCGCCAAGGCTTTGGGCCTCGGTTTGGGCCAATTTTGCTGGCGGGAGATTGAAATCGCGGTGACGCCCGGGGGGCAGCCAACCCTCCGCCTCAGCGGGCAGATGGCCAACTTAGCAGCTAGGTTGGGCATAACCAGGTGGCATGTGAGCCTCACCCACGACCGCTCTCGGGCTCTGGCCCAGGTGGTGGCGGAGAAGGGGTAGCTATGGGATGGGCCTGGACTTTCGGCCTGAGTATGGGGCGGAGCGGAGGACAGCCAAGCGCGAGAGGGCATAGGCTTTAGAAGCTGGAGGAATGGATATGCAGCTAGTTACGGCTGAGGAGATGCGACGGCTGGACCAAACGGCCTCCTCCGATTTTCATATCCCTAGCATCGTATTGATGGAAAACGCTGGCCGGCAGCTGGCCGAGGCGGTAAAGCGCTGCCTGGGCGGCAGGGTGGTCGGTCGCCATGTGGTGGTCTTTTCCGGCAAAGGCAACAACGGTGGCGATGGGCTAGTGGCAGCCCGACACCTCATCAACTGGGGGGCGGAAGTTAAGGTTTTTCTCTTAACCCGGGGCCAGGACCTGCGGGGCGATGCCGCCACCAATTTTTCTGCTCTTAGTAGCATGGGCGCCAAGATTTATGAGATTACCGGCGACCGGGAGCTACAAAAAGTCCAGGTAGCGCTGATGCGAGCGGAAATCGTAATTGATGCCATTTACGGCACCGGCTTCCGGGGCCAAGCCGCCGGCCTCACCGGCCAAACCATTCAGATGATAAACGAGTTTGCTAAGCCGGTCATAGCCGCGGACTTGCCTTCGGGGTTGGAGGCCGATACCGGGAAGGTCTACGGACCCTGCATCCGTGCCCAGGAAACCGTCACCTTTGCCCTACCCAAGCTAGGGCTATACTTGGAGCCGGGGGCAAGCTACGCTGGGCGCATAACCGTAGCCGACATTTCCATTCCTGCTTCTTTGCTGGGGCGCGAGGATATTGGTCGCCAGCTCCTGACCTGGGAATGGTGCCGGCGGCGAGTAAAGCGGCGGGAAGTGAGCGGCCACAAGGGCACTTATGGCCACGTGCTGGTAGTTGGCGGCTCGGAAGGCATGACCGGCGCGGTGGTAATGGCTGGAGAAGCAGCGCTGAGGGCAGGGGCGGGTATGACTACGGCTGCGGTACCAGCACCGCTACACCCGATCCTAGAGATTAAGACTACCGAAGTGCTTACACGGCCCCTACCGGAAACACCGAGCCGGGGAATCAGCGAGCAAGCTTTAGAGACTATTCTAGCCATGGCCAGCAAGATGTCGGTCCTGGCCGTAGGGCCAGGGCTAGGCCGCGATCCCTCCAGCCAGGCCTTGGTGCGAGGGTTGGTGGGCCGGGCCCAGCTGCCGCTGGTTATTGATGCCGATGGGTTGAATGCCTTGGTAGGCCATACCGATGTTTTGCGCCAAGCTAAAATGCCGCCGGTGCTCACTCCCCATCCGGGAGAAATGGCCCGGCTTTGGGGAAGCACCACCGACAAAGTCCAGTCCAACCGGCTGGAAATCGCTGAAAATGCTGCCCGGGCCTGGAACGCCATCGTAGTGCTCAAGGGAGCTAAGACCATCGTGGCGGTTCCGGGCGGGCCTACTTATATCAACCCTACCGGCAACCCGGGCATGGGCACCGCCGGCAGCGGCGATGTCCTGACTGGGGCCATTGCCGCCTTTATCGCCCAAGGCTTGGCTCCGGCTGAAGCTGCCTGCCTAGGAGTTTTCGTCCATGGAGCGGCCGGAGATCTGATGGCGGGGCGCCTGGGCCAGCGGGGCTTGGTGGCCGGGGATTTAATGATGGGAGTAGCCGAGATACTAAAGCAGCTGGAAGGTGAAGAGGTTGCCGCGACCGGTCTGGGCGGAAATTGACCTAGCCGCCATTGCCAACAACATTAAAGAAATCCGCCGGGTTGTTACCCGCCCCACCCAGATCATGGCGGTAGTTAAAGCCAATGCTTACGGGCACGGGGCGGTGGAGGTAAGCCGGGTGGCCCTGGAGCACGGGGCCAGCTGGCTAGGGGTGGCGATTTTCGAGGAGGCGGAGGAGCTTCGCCAAGCTGGGATCCAGGCACCCATCCTGATCCTGGGGTATTCGCCGGCGGATGAGGCCGAGGCCATCGTCAGCTTAGGTCTTTCTCAGGCAGTCTGGACCCGGAGCCAGGCGGAGGCGCTTTCCCGAGCTGCGGTGAAGCTAGGCCGCCCGGCCAAAATTCACATTAAGCTCGATACCGGCATGGGGCGTATCGGTTTTTTGCCTACCGCGGAAGCGGTGAAGGAGATCGAGCGGATTGCTTCCCTACCCGGCATCGCCATCGAGGGTACCTTCACTCATTTCTCCAGCGCTGATGACGAAGACAAAACTTTTACCCAAGAGCAGTTGCAGCGCTTTCACCAGATGCTGGAGGCCATCCGATCCCGGGGGGTGGAGG
This is a stretch of genomic DNA from Clostridia bacterium. It encodes these proteins:
- the acpS gene encoding holo-ACP synthase codes for the protein HERRFKERVFTGAACEYAAGKGCTASYLAARWAAKEAAAKALGLGLGQFCWREIEIAVTPGGQPTLRLSGQMANLAARLGITRWHVSLTHDRSRALAQVVAEKG
- a CDS encoding alanine racemase, which encodes MPRPVWAEIDLAAIANNIKEIRRVVTRPTQIMAVVKANAYGHGAVEVSRVALEHGASWLGVAIFEEAEELRQAGIQAPILILGYSPADEAEAIVSLGLSQAVWTRSQAEALSRAAVKLGRPAKIHIKLDTGMGRIGFLPTAEAVKEIERIASLPGIAIEGTFTHFSSADDEDKTFTQEQLQRFHQMLEAIRSRGVEVGLRHAASSAAILTMPETHLDLVRLGVSLYGHFPSPATRRNDVTLLPAMSFKTQIVHLKELPAGWPVSYGRTYYTSKPTLVATLPVGYADGYFRSFSNCGEVIIRGRRCPVIGRVCMDQIMVDATSCPQARVGDEAVLFGRQGKTVLSTEELAERIGTISYELLCAVGRRVPRRYVWAQGECYQISSQL
- a CDS encoding NAD(P)H-hydrate dehydratase, with the translated sequence MQLVTAEEMRRLDQTASSDFHIPSIVLMENAGRQLAEAVKRCLGGRVVGRHVVVFSGKGNNGGDGLVAARHLINWGAEVKVFLLTRGQDLRGDAATNFSALSSMGAKIYEITGDRELQKVQVALMRAEIVIDAIYGTGFRGQAAGLTGQTIQMINEFAKPVIAADLPSGLEADTGKVYGPCIRAQETVTFALPKLGLYLEPGASYAGRITVADISIPASLLGREDIGRQLLTWEWCRRRVKRREVSGHKGTYGHVLVVGGSEGMTGAVVMAGEAALRAGAGMTTAAVPAPLHPILEIKTTEVLTRPLPETPSRGISEQALETILAMASKMSVLAVGPGLGRDPSSQALVRGLVGRAQLPLVIDADGLNALVGHTDVLRQAKMPPVLTPHPGEMARLWGSTTDKVQSNRLEIAENAARAWNAIVVLKGAKTIVAVPGGPTYINPTGNPGMGTAGSGDVLTGAIAAFIAQGLAPAEAACLGVFVHGAAGDLMAGRLGQRGLVAGDLMMGVAEILKQLEGEEVAATGLGGN